Sequence from the Pseudophaeobacter arcticus DSM 23566 genome:
TGTGCGCAACTTTCCCTGGCCCAAGTCCATGCGCTGGGGCACTGGATCTCTGCGCTGGGTGCGGCCATTGCATTCGATCCTCTGTCAGCTCAGCGATGAAAACGGATCCGCGGTGGTGCCGCTTGATATCGACGGAATTGTTGCGGGAAATGTGACCCAGGGGCATCGCTTTATGGCGCCGGGAGAGATCACGGTGCACGGGTTTGAGGATTACGCGGCCAAGCTGAAGCGCGCCAAAGTGGTGCTGGACCCGGCAGAGCGGAGCCAGGCGATCTGGCAGGAGGCCGGCAACCAGGCCTTTGCCCGTGGGCTGGAACTGGTTGAGGACAAGGGGCTTTTGGCCGAAGTGGCCAGCCTGGTGGAATGGCCCGTGGTGCTGCTGGGCGATATCGACGCCGAATTCCTGGAGCTGCCTGCGGAGGTGCTGCAGACCAGTATGCGCGAGCACCAGAAGTTTTTTTCGGTGAAGAACCCAAAGACAGGCCGGATCGAGGGCTTTGTCACCGTTGCCAACCGCGAGACCGCAGACCATGGCGCGACCATTCTGGCGGGCAATCAAAAGGTTCTGTCGGCGCGTCTGGCCGATGCCAAGTTCTTTTGGGAAAACGACCTGCGCATTGCCAAGTCGGCAACCGGCATGGAGGCCTGGACCGCGCAGCTCAGCAATGTGACCTTCCACAACAAGCTGGGGATGCAGTCTGAACGTATCGACCGCATTGCGGCCCTGGCGCGGGAGATTGCCCCGGTTGTGGGCGCTGATGCGGATCTGGCAGAACAGGCAGCCCGGGTGGCCAAGGCGGATTTGTCCTCTGAAATGGTCTATGAATTCCCCGAACTGCAGGGGCTGATGGGGCGTTACTACGCGCAGGCAGCTGGCCTGCCGCAAGAGGTCGCCAATGCCTGCGAGGCGCATTATTCGCCGCTGGGCCCCTCTGATGATGTGCCGTCAGAGCCGGTTTCGGTGGCAGTGGCGCTGGCAGACAAGCTGGATACGCTGACCGGTTTTTGGGCCATAGATGAAAAGCCCACCGGGTCGAAAGACCCCTTTGCCCTGCGCCGCGCTGCACTGGGGGTGATCCGGCTGGTACTGGAAAATGATGCGCGCATGCCTTTGGACCGGTTTTTTGATGGTCATCTGCTGCGGATCGAAAGCGCGCTGGACAGTTCCTTGCCCGCTGCAGATATCGCATCGCTGCTGAAAGAAATTGCCGAACACGGTGTCTTTGGGGCGGCCTTCAAGGTGGTCAAGGAAAACCTTGGCGATCTGGCCGACGGGCCCTTCCTGGATCTGGAAGCAAAAGTGCCGGATCTGTCGGATGATTTGTTGTCCTTTTTCCATGACCGCCTGAAGGTTTTCCTGCGGGATCAGGGCATTCGCCATGATGTGATCGACGCCTGCATTGCCATGGCGGGCAATGATGATCTGACGCTGCTGGTGAAACGCGCCCGGGCGCTGGAAGACTTTTTGAAGACTGAGGATGGCACCAACCTGTTGCAGGGCTTCAAGCGGGCC
This genomic interval carries:
- the glyS gene encoding glycine--tRNA ligase subunit beta, which translates into the protein MPDLLIELFSEEIPARMQARAAEDLKKRMTDGLVEAGLTYAGAAAFSTPRRLTLAVEGLLAESPTLREERKGPKVGAPEKAIEGFLRGAGLTRDQLEERDTPKGAVYFATLEKAGRPAAEIIAEVLDATVRNFPWPKSMRWGTGSLRWVRPLHSILCQLSDENGSAVVPLDIDGIVAGNVTQGHRFMAPGEITVHGFEDYAAKLKRAKVVLDPAERSQAIWQEAGNQAFARGLELVEDKGLLAEVASLVEWPVVLLGDIDAEFLELPAEVLQTSMREHQKFFSVKNPKTGRIEGFVTVANRETADHGATILAGNQKVLSARLADAKFFWENDLRIAKSATGMEAWTAQLSNVTFHNKLGMQSERIDRIAALAREIAPVVGADADLAEQAARVAKADLSSEMVYEFPELQGLMGRYYAQAAGLPQEVANACEAHYSPLGPSDDVPSEPVSVAVALADKLDTLTGFWAIDEKPTGSKDPFALRRAALGVIRLVLENDARMPLDRFFDGHLLRIESALDSSLPAADIASLLKEIAEHGVFGAAFKVVKENLGDLADGPFLDLEAKVPDLSDDLLSFFHDRLKVFLRDQGIRHDVIDACIAMAGNDDLTLLVKRARALEDFLKTEDGTNLLQGFKRANNILIQAEEKDGVEYSYGADVKFAEDESEKALFTALAASEGAISTAIEAEDFAAAMGGMAALRAPVDAFFEAVQVNSDKDVVRRNRLNLLSQIRRVCGQVADLTRIEA